A window from Mycobacterium saskatchewanense encodes these proteins:
- a CDS encoding sensor domain-containing protein yields MRTFRAVTALTVVAALTAGCGSVVDGTAKPAPNLKPQPITGATVRQVLLDDVTLSRMLNQPFVARNAPDVGGPEKLYHRDGDVVSPPDCLGVTAMLQRNVYSSADVRDVASESWWNNGEPAQVITVIEGVVSLPSAAAAQARFLQFADQWRKCNGTTTTEQTGPISTTNVISDVRVTDSVIAATNTATSTLPNMPPLRPTPQARAIGVRSNCLVEVEVVFFGERRTSDPGSATLDNSGIDVARAMMDKVSALG; encoded by the coding sequence GTGCGCACATTCCGGGCCGTGACGGCGTTGACGGTGGTCGCCGCGTTGACGGCGGGTTGCGGTTCGGTGGTTGACGGCACCGCGAAGCCGGCGCCGAATCTCAAGCCGCAACCCATCACCGGCGCAACCGTCAGGCAGGTGCTGCTCGACGACGTCACGCTGTCGCGGATGCTGAACCAGCCCTTCGTCGCCCGTAACGCGCCCGACGTCGGCGGCCCCGAGAAGCTCTACCACCGGGACGGCGACGTCGTGTCGCCCCCCGATTGCCTGGGCGTGACGGCGATGCTGCAGAGGAACGTCTACAGCTCCGCCGACGTCAGGGATGTCGCGTCGGAGTCGTGGTGGAACAACGGCGAGCCGGCGCAGGTGATCACCGTGATCGAGGGTGTGGTGTCGCTACCTTCCGCCGCGGCGGCTCAGGCGCGGTTCCTCCAATTCGCCGACCAGTGGCGGAAGTGCAACGGCACAACGACGACGGAACAAACGGGCCCGATCAGCACGACGAACGTCATCAGCGACGTTCGCGTCACGGATTCCGTTATCGCGGCGACGAATACCGCGACGTCGACGCTGCCCAACATGCCGCCGCTGCGGCCCACGCCTCAGGCTCGGGCGATCGGCGTCCGGTCGAACTGCCTCGTCGAGGTCGAGGTGGTCTTCTTCGGTGAGCGGCGCACTTCCGACCCGGGGTCAGCCACGCTGGACAACAGCGGGATCGACGTCGCGCGCGCCATGATGGACAAGGTCAGCGCCCTGGGCTGA
- the lepA gene encoding translation elongation factor 4: MPISSFADKTFTAPAQIRNFCIIAHIDHGKSTLADRMLQLTGVVDERSMRAQYLDRMDIERERGITIKAQNVRLPWTVSGGDDAGKEFVLHLIDTPGHVDFTYEVSRALEACEGAILLVDAAQGIEAQTLANLYLALDRDLTIIPVLNKIDLPAADPDRYAGEIAHIIGCEPDDVLRVSGKTGEGVGQLLDEVVRQVPPPQGDADAPTRAMIFDSVYDIYRGVVTYVRVVDGKIVPRERILMMSTGATHELLEVGIVSPEPKPSEGLGVGEVGYLITGVKDVRQSKVGDTVTTARNGAKEALTGYREPKPMVYSGLYPVDGSDYPDLRDALDKLQLNDAALTYEPETSVALGFGFRCGFLGLLHMEITRERLEREFDLDLISTSPNVVYRVIKEDGTEIVVTNPSDWPEGKVRSVYEPVVKVTVIAPSEFIGTIMELCQSRRGELGGMDYLSPERVELRYTMPLGEIIFDFFDSLKSRTRGYASLDYEEAGEQEADLVKVDILLQGEAVDAFSAIVHKDGASAYGNKMTTKLKELIPRQQFEVPVQAAIGSKIIARENIRAIRKDVLSKCYGGDITRKRKLLEKQKEGKKRMKTIGRVDVPQEAFVAALSTDAAGDKGKK; the protein is encoded by the coding sequence ATTCCCATCAGCAGTTTCGCCGACAAGACCTTCACCGCGCCGGCGCAGATTAGGAATTTCTGCATCATCGCTCACATCGACCACGGCAAGTCCACGCTGGCCGACCGGATGCTCCAGCTCACCGGCGTCGTCGACGAGCGCTCCATGCGTGCCCAGTACCTGGACCGAATGGACATCGAGCGCGAACGCGGCATCACCATCAAGGCGCAGAACGTGCGGCTGCCCTGGACGGTATCGGGCGGCGACGACGCCGGAAAAGAATTTGTCCTGCACCTCATCGATACCCCGGGGCACGTCGACTTCACCTATGAGGTGTCGCGCGCGCTGGAGGCGTGCGAGGGGGCGATCCTGCTGGTCGACGCCGCCCAGGGCATCGAAGCGCAGACGCTGGCCAACCTCTACCTGGCGCTCGACCGGGACCTGACCATCATCCCGGTGCTCAACAAGATCGACTTGCCGGCCGCCGACCCGGACCGCTACGCGGGCGAGATCGCCCACATCATCGGCTGCGAGCCCGACGACGTGTTGCGCGTCTCCGGCAAGACCGGTGAGGGTGTGGGCCAACTGCTCGACGAAGTGGTGCGCCAGGTCCCGCCCCCGCAGGGTGACGCTGACGCCCCGACCCGCGCGATGATCTTCGACTCCGTCTACGACATTTACCGCGGCGTGGTGACGTATGTCCGCGTGGTGGACGGCAAGATCGTTCCCCGTGAACGCATCCTGATGATGTCGACCGGCGCCACGCACGAATTGCTGGAGGTGGGCATTGTCTCACCCGAACCCAAGCCCAGCGAGGGCCTGGGGGTGGGGGAGGTGGGCTACTTGATCACCGGCGTCAAGGACGTCCGCCAATCCAAGGTCGGCGACACCGTGACGACGGCCCGCAACGGCGCCAAGGAGGCGCTGACCGGTTACCGAGAACCCAAGCCCATGGTCTACTCGGGCCTGTATCCCGTTGACGGCTCGGACTATCCGGACCTGCGCGACGCCCTGGACAAGCTTCAGCTCAACGACGCGGCCCTGACCTACGAGCCGGAGACCTCGGTGGCGTTGGGCTTCGGATTCCGTTGTGGCTTCTTGGGTTTGCTGCACATGGAGATCACCCGCGAGCGGTTGGAACGCGAATTCGACCTGGACCTCATCTCGACGTCGCCGAACGTTGTTTACCGCGTGATCAAAGAGGACGGCACCGAGATCGTGGTGACCAATCCGTCGGACTGGCCCGAAGGCAAGGTGCGTTCGGTGTACGAGCCTGTGGTAAAGGTCACCGTCATCGCGCCGAGCGAATTCATCGGCACCATCATGGAATTGTGTCAGTCGCGCCGCGGCGAACTGGGCGGCATGGACTACCTGTCGCCGGAGCGGGTGGAACTGCGCTACACCATGCCGCTGGGGGAGATCATCTTCGACTTCTTCGACTCGCTGAAGTCCCGGACCCGCGGCTACGCCAGCCTCGACTACGAGGAGGCCGGTGAGCAGGAGGCCGACCTGGTCAAGGTCGACATCCTCCTGCAGGGCGAGGCGGTGGACGCGTTCAGCGCGATCGTGCACAAGGACGGGGCCTCGGCGTATGGCAACAAGATGACCACCAAGCTCAAAGAACTCATCCCGCGCCAGCAGTTCGAGGTACCGGTGCAGGCCGCGATCGGGTCGAAAATCATTGCGCGCGAGAATATTCGCGCGATCCGCAAGGACGTGCTGTCGAAGTGCTACGGCGGTGACATCACCCGCAAGCGCAAGCTGCTGGAAAAGCAGAAGGAAGGCAAGAAGCGGATGAAGACCATCGGCCGGGTCGATGTGCCTCAGGAAGCGTTCGTCGCAGCGTTGTCGACCGACGCGGCCGGGGACAAGGGCAAGAAGTAA
- a CDS encoding type II toxin-antitoxin system PemK/MazF family toxin, producing MASAKKSQWKTFRRFAENLVVTGAPRLVRHLENSQTVLRELQQAVKITANVIAAAAPQPPAAVTAGRPVTSASFPTAQRARKLVYAPDLDGRADPGEVVWTWVVYEDDPTRGKDRPVLVVGRDRSVLLGLIMSSQERHAADPNWVGIGTGGWDYEGRESWVRLDRVLDVPEEGIRREGAIMDREVFDLVAARLRAEYSWR from the coding sequence ATGGCGTCTGCCAAGAAATCACAATGGAAGACGTTTCGGCGGTTCGCGGAGAACCTGGTCGTCACCGGGGCTCCGCGCCTGGTCCGACATCTGGAGAATTCGCAGACCGTGCTGCGGGAGCTGCAGCAGGCCGTGAAGATCACCGCGAACGTCATCGCCGCGGCCGCGCCGCAGCCGCCCGCCGCGGTGACCGCGGGCCGTCCTGTGACCAGCGCCAGCTTTCCCACGGCGCAGCGGGCACGCAAGCTGGTCTACGCGCCGGATCTCGACGGCCGGGCCGATCCCGGGGAGGTGGTCTGGACCTGGGTGGTCTACGAGGACGACCCGACCCGCGGTAAGGACCGGCCGGTGCTCGTCGTGGGCCGCGACCGCAGCGTTCTGCTGGGCCTGATCATGTCGAGCCAGGAGCGCCACGCCGCCGACCCGAACTGGGTCGGGATCGGCACCGGGGGCTGGGATTACGAGGGCAGAGAGAGCTGGGTGCGGCTGGACCGGGTGCTCGACGTCCCCGAGGAGGGCATCCGCCGCGAGGGCGCGATCATGGACCGCGAAGTCTTCGACCTGGTAGCCGCCCGACTGCGCGCCGAGTACTCCTGGCGCTAA
- a CDS encoding CBS domain-containing protein, with translation MRIADVLRNKGAAVATITPDAPVRDLLAGLAERNIGAMVVVGDDGVVGMVSERDVVRQLHAHGPDVLTHPVSQIMTATVATCTKSDTVDSLSALMTNNRVRHVPVLEGKQLIGIVSIGDVVKTRMEELEAEQQQLHSYITQG, from the coding sequence ATGCGTATCGCAGACGTCTTGCGGAACAAGGGTGCGGCGGTGGCGACGATCACCCCGGACGCCCCCGTTAGGGACCTGCTCGCCGGCCTGGCCGAGCGGAACATCGGGGCCATGGTCGTGGTCGGTGACGACGGGGTCGTCGGCATGGTCTCGGAGCGCGACGTCGTGCGCCAACTGCACGCGCACGGCCCCGACGTGCTGACCCACCCGGTCTCGCAGATCATGACCGCCACGGTTGCCACCTGCACGAAGTCCGACACCGTCGACTCGCTCAGCGCGCTCATGACCAACAACCGGGTGCGACACGTGCCGGTGCTCGAGGGCAAGCAGCTGATCGGCATCGTCAGCATCGGTGACGTGGTGAAGACCCGGATGGAAGAGCTCGAGGCCGAGCAGCAGCAGCTGCACTCCTACATCACGCAGGGCTGA
- a CDS encoding ribonuclease Z: MIEITLLGTGSPIPDPNRAGPSTLIRADGQVFLVDCGRGVLQRAAAIGVGAAGLSALLITHLHSDHIGDLGDFLITRWISTFAPDPAPLPIIGPPGTAETVEATLKAFGHDIGYRIAHHADLNEPPAVEVHEHTQGPVWDRDGVTIRVAPTDHRPVAPTIGFRIESGSSSVVLAGDTVPCSGLDGLARGADALVHTVIRKDILGSIPQQRVRDVCDYHSSVQEAAATAARAGVGTLVMTHYVPALVPGQEEQWRALAAHEFGGRIELGDDLHRVEV, encoded by the coding sequence ATGATCGAGATCACCCTGCTCGGAACCGGCAGCCCCATCCCCGACCCGAACCGCGCCGGGCCGTCGACCCTGATCCGGGCCGACGGCCAGGTGTTCCTCGTGGATTGCGGGCGTGGGGTGCTGCAGCGCGCGGCCGCCATCGGCGTGGGTGCCGCCGGGCTGTCCGCGTTATTGATCACCCACCTGCACAGCGACCATATCGGCGACCTCGGCGACTTCCTCATCACGCGGTGGATCAGCACTTTCGCACCGGATCCCGCGCCGCTGCCGATCATCGGGCCGCCGGGCACCGCCGAGACCGTCGAGGCGACGCTCAAGGCGTTCGGCCACGACATCGGCTACCGGATCGCGCACCATGCCGACCTCAACGAGCCGCCCGCGGTCGAGGTGCACGAACACACCCAGGGACCGGTGTGGGACCGCGACGGCGTCACCATCCGGGTGGCACCCACCGACCACCGGCCCGTGGCACCGACGATCGGGTTCCGCATCGAATCCGGCTCCTCGTCGGTGGTGCTCGCCGGGGACACGGTGCCCTGCTCGGGCCTGGACGGGCTGGCGCGCGGCGCAGACGCCCTGGTGCACACCGTGATTCGCAAGGACATCCTCGGCAGCATTCCGCAGCAGCGCGTGCGGGACGTCTGCGACTACCACTCGTCGGTGCAGGAGGCGGCCGCGACCGCGGCGCGTGCGGGGGTGGGCACGCTGGTCATGACGCACTACGTGCCGGCGTTAGTCCCGGGCCAGGAGGAACAGTGGCGGGCGCTGGCCGCCCACGAGTTCGGCGGGCGGATCGAGCTCGGCGACGACTTGCACCGCGTGGAGGTGTAG
- a CDS encoding transglutaminase family protein produces the protein MWRLRIVHTTGYAYQSPVTASYNEARLTPRSNTRQNVILNRVETIPATRSYRYIDYWGTAVTAFDLHAPHTDLTVTSSSVVETEEPEAPDTEATWSDLRSEAVIDRFDELLRPTEHTPASKQVASVGKKIAKSHTPSEAVVAAANWVREQLDYLPGTTSVASSGLDALNEGKGVCQDFVHLSLMLLRGMGIPARYVSGYLHPKRDAVVGDTVDGRSHAWIEAWTGGWWDYDPTNNASVSEQYVSVGAGRDYTDVSPLKGIYSGEGATDLDVVVEVTRLA, from the coding sequence ATGTGGCGGCTGCGGATCGTGCACACCACCGGCTACGCCTACCAGTCGCCGGTGACGGCCTCCTACAACGAGGCCCGGCTGACCCCGCGGTCGAACACCCGGCAGAACGTCATCCTCAACCGCGTCGAGACCATTCCCGCGACCCGCTCCTATCGCTACATCGACTACTGGGGCACCGCCGTCACCGCGTTCGACCTGCACGCCCCGCACACCGACCTCACGGTCACGTCGTCGTCGGTGGTCGAGACCGAGGAGCCGGAAGCACCCGACACCGAGGCGACCTGGAGCGATTTGCGGTCCGAGGCCGTGATCGACCGGTTCGACGAACTGCTGCGCCCCACCGAGCACACCCCCGCGAGCAAACAGGTGGCGTCAGTGGGCAAGAAGATTGCCAAGTCCCATACGCCGTCCGAAGCAGTCGTCGCGGCGGCCAACTGGGTGCGCGAGCAGCTGGACTATCTGCCCGGCACCACCAGCGTGGCCTCGTCGGGGCTGGACGCCCTGAACGAAGGCAAGGGCGTCTGCCAGGACTTCGTGCACCTGTCGCTGATGTTGTTGCGTGGCATGGGAATTCCCGCGCGGTACGTTTCGGGTTACCTGCACCCGAAGCGTGACGCCGTCGTCGGCGACACCGTCGACGGGCGCAGCCACGCCTGGATCGAGGCCTGGACCGGTGGCTGGTGGGACTACGACCCCACCAACAACGCCTCGGTCAGCGAGCAGTACGTCAGCGTGGGCGCCGGCCGCGACTACACCGACGTGTCCCCGCTGAAGGGGATCTACTCGGGCGAGGGCGCGACTGACCTCGACGTCGTGGTGGAGGTCACCCGGCTGGCCTAG
- a CDS encoding alpha-E domain-containing protein → MLARNAEALYWIGRYVERADDTARILDVALHQLLEDSSVDPDQASRLLLRVLGIEPPDHDLDVWSLTDLVAFGTNTAGGCSIVDAITAARENAKSAREVTSSEIWECLNTTYNALPERWRAAKRLGPHEFLSYIEGRAAMFAGLADSTLSRDDGYRFMVLGRAIERVDMTVRLLLSRVGDSASSPAWVTLLRSAGAHDTYLRTYRGVLDAARVVEFMMLDRLFPRSVFYSLKLAEHSLDELLHNPQSRVGSTAEAQRLLGRARSELEFVEPGVLLESLETRLADLQRTCREVGEALSLQYFHVTPWVAWSDAGQRSRLVTRQGDG, encoded by the coding sequence ATGCTGGCCCGCAACGCCGAGGCGCTGTACTGGATCGGCCGCTACGTCGAGCGCGCCGACGACACGGCGCGGATCCTCGACGTGGCGCTGCACCAACTGCTCGAGGATTCCAGCGTTGACCCCGACCAGGCGTCCCGGCTGTTGCTGCGGGTGCTCGGCATCGAGCCGCCTGATCACGACCTGGACGTGTGGTCGTTGACCGACTTGGTGGCCTTCGGCACTAACACGGCCGGCGGCTGCTCGATAGTGGACGCGATCACGGCGGCCCGGGAGAACGCGAAGTCGGCGCGGGAGGTGACCTCCAGCGAGATCTGGGAGTGCCTCAACACCACCTACAACGCTCTGCCGGAACGCTGGCGTGCCGCCAAACGCCTTGGGCCGCATGAGTTTTTGTCCTATATCGAGGGCCGGGCGGCGATGTTTGCCGGGCTGGCCGACTCGACGCTGTCCCGCGACGACGGGTACCGCTTCATGGTGTTGGGCCGCGCCATCGAACGGGTCGACATGACCGTGCGGCTGCTGCTGTCCCGGGTCGGGGACAGCGCGTCGTCGCCGGCATGGGTCACGCTGTTGCGCTCGGCGGGGGCGCACGACACCTATCTGCGGACCTACCGGGGCGTGCTCGACGCCGCCCGGGTGGTCGAGTTCATGATGCTGGACCGGCTGTTCCCGCGGTCGGTGTTCTACTCGCTGAAGCTGGCCGAACACAGCCTCGACGAACTGCTGCACAATCCGCAGAGCCGGGTCGGGTCCACCGCGGAGGCGCAGCGGTTGCTCGGCCGGGCCCGCAGCGAGCTGGAGTTCGTGGAACCCGGTGTGCTGCTCGAGTCGTTGGAAACCCGCCTGGCCGACCTGCAGCGGACCTGCCGCGAGGTTGGGGAGGCGTTGTCGCTGCAGTACTTCCACGTCACGCCATGGGTGGCGTGGTCGGACGCCGGCCAACGCAGCCGGCTGGTCACCCGGCAGGGGGACGGCTGA